The nucleotide window ATCGACCGAAATTCTATGGCTTGGGCGGGTAGGGATACGGCAAATCCTAAGGTCGCAAAACTGGTTAGAGTGAGAAGCGTTTGACGGATTTTGTGAGCAGTCATCATGGTTAAATTACACCTTGATAGTTATGAAGGAACTGAAAAAATATGGCTCAGAAAGTACCTGAAGGTATCAACTTGCAAAATTCAGTTCTACTTATTACTCTCGATCAACCCACCAATTTTATGCAAAATGCGAAAGATTGTTATATTTATTTACAAAAGAAATCGGGATTTACCTGTTAAGGGCAAACAAGCGTTGAGTATTCGTAAAACTTTATCAAAGCTTCATAAAACACCGGGACAAATTTACAAAATCTTATAATTACCTAAATTAAGCTATAGCAAACCCTGAGGCGGTGTAATCTCAATCCGACCATTTTCAAGGTCTACTACTGGGACAATTTCATCAACAAAAGGAATCAAAACCGTTACGGGTTTGGATGGTTTTTTCCTAGCTTTCCGTTGCTTACTAATTCTGTTCGGGAGGGGCGCTTCCGGTTTAGCTGGGGTTGGTTCAGGTTGATGGTGGAGTTTAACTTCTAAAAGCATATTTCCCGCCGGAATCACATTTACCACGATACCGACAGCTTCCCCAGTTAACTGGTTAAAAACTTCTAAATCTAGCACATCTAGGACATGATATTCATTCTCCCCCAATTCCGGGCGATCGCTCTCTGGAACCAATAGCGTTGCATCCCTTAAGGCTTCGGCTTGTTCCCGGTTTTCTACCCCAGCCAGTTTCACGACATAGATTCCTTTACCTGGAACGTAACGCCCTCCTAATAATTCCACAGGTTGCGGTTGGCTATCAACGGATTGCTTTAACCAACGTTGTCCCGATTTCTCGAAGCGTTCGGGAAAATCTGAATTGGGATAGACGCGCAGTTCTCCTTTTAATCCTTGAGGAGCTACAATTCTACCAATTTCTAGCCAGTCGTCATTTGTCATTCGTCATTTGTCATTTGTCATTTGTCCTTGGTTGAAGATGACTTGCACTCTAGAGGGGCGGGTTTAAAGATATCTGGGTAAAAAGCTTCCCGTTAATGGTAAAACCCGCCCCTACAACAGACATTTCACCGAAACTTTCCCATCTCCCTCATCTCCCGCTGCTACTGATAACTGATAACTCCCTAACTTCTAGGTAGCAGCAGGTTCAACCGCCTGATCCATCAGTTCTCGAAACTGAATCACATCTTGACGTGGATCGGCATGAGTCACCTGAACATCTAAGCGATCGCCTAGTCTAACGGATCGCTTAAACCGCATGACTAACTCTAACCCTAAATCTTCCAACAGAATCAAACCCAAGTTATCGTGTTCACGTAACCAACGCAGCATTAACGCTTGCCACACTTGATCCGGGTGACGCCGTAAATATTCCAATCCCCAATAGCGATTGGTTTGGCGTTCCACCATTGCGGCTTCTGATGCGGCTGTAGTCACGCCCTGCATGGTTTCTTGCAGGTATTCCGCTGAAAAAGGTAAGGGATCACCGCGCAAGTGAGCTTTTAGCTGAAAATGATTCAGCAAATCTGTATAACGACGGATAGGAGAAGTGACTTGGGTATAAGTTTCCAAACCCAAACCTGCATGACGCAGGGGAGTGATACTCATTTCACTGCGAGGCATACAGCGCCGCATGGCACAGAAGCGCACTGGACCTGGGGGCAATACCAGCAGTTCTTCATCAGAGGGCAGTTCCGGCTGAGGTTGTCCGCGAAAAGGGAGGGGAATTTGATGGCTTTGACCGTAACGTCCAGCGACTTCCCCAGCTAGAATCATCATTTCTGCGACCATTAGCCGCGCTTGGGAATCCTCTAAAACCTGAATAATGATCTCATCTTGATCCCGGACTTTAATCACCGCCTCTGGCATGTGGATACTAATCGCACCCTGACTTGACCGCCATTCTTGACGACGCTTTGCCCATTTCGCGATCGCGGCTATTTCCGGTTCTGCCTTCACCCCCAGTTCCAACATTTCATCCACATCTTCGTAGGTGAGGCGATAGGTGGGTTTAATCAGACTAGGGTGAATTTTGTACTCTTGAACACTGCCATCTTCATCGAGGATTACCCCGAAACTTAGTGTTGGGCAAACTTGACCCTCCACCAAACTCATCGGACCCGTTGCCAGTTCAGCGGGAAACATGGAAATCATCCCCGTCGGCAAATAGAGTGTTGTACTGCGCCGTCGGGCTTCCCGATCAAGTTCATCGTCGGGTCTGACTAAGCGGGTTGGATCAGCAATATGAATCCACAGACGCTCTTTTCCATCATCGAGTTGTTCTAAACTCAACCCATCGTCGATTTCTGAGGTACTCTCGTCATCAACGGTGTATACCTTCAAATGAGTTAAGTCTAAGCGGTCTTGATCAGGGTCGGGAGGTGGAGAATCCAGGTAGTGTTGCACCAAGTCAAGCACCTCACGACGAAAGTGAACAGGGTAAGATGAGCGCCGCAAAAACAGATTCTCGTGAGGAGTCCATAAGCCTAAGTCTATTAACAGATCGAACGCTGCTTGGGGAGTTTGCGGGCGATCCAGGGTAGCTAGTATATCTTGGGCTGCACGAGAGGTATTTTCCGGATAAAGGACA belongs to Coleofasciculus chthonoplastes PCC 7420 and includes:
- the rimM gene encoding ribosome maturation factor RimM (Essential for efficient processing of 16S rRNA); this translates as MTNDDWLEIGRIVAPQGLKGELRVYPNSDFPERFEKSGQRWLKQSVDSQPQPVELLGGRYVPGKGIYVVKLAGVENREQAEALRDATLLVPESDRPELGENEYHVLDVLDLEVFNQLTGEAVGIVVNVIPAGNMLLEVKLHHQPEPTPAKPEAPLPNRISKQRKARKKPSKPVTVLIPFVDEIVPVVDLENGRIEITPPQGLL
- a CDS encoding ribonuclease catalytic domain-containing protein is translated as MEKGTLIEFRVQGDRHLAIVDRPDGKTRWTVIDEQGQSHTLHPRQVTYEVQDGKFDVSEIPDFLSQIEPYLDPSSLEVAWELLVEEGKAVTCAEMAQLLFSDQNPSLCYAAHCLLSDDKLYFKQKADSYEPRPATKVAEIKHQQLAAESKQREQEEFLTRTQQKLNGEAVEWQESDRTRFELLERFVLYPENTSRAAQDILATLDRPQTPQAAFDLLIDLGLWTPHENLFLRRSSYPVHFRREVLDLVQHYLDSPPPDPDQDRLDLTHLKVYTVDDESTSEIDDGLSLEQLDDGKERLWIHIADPTRLVRPDDELDREARRRSTTLYLPTGMISMFPAELATGPMSLVEGQVCPTLSFGVILDEDGSVQEYKIHPSLIKPTYRLTYEDVDEMLELGVKAEPEIAAIAKWAKRRQEWRSSQGAISIHMPEAVIKVRDQDEIIIQVLEDSQARLMVAEMMILAGEVAGRYGQSHQIPLPFRGQPQPELPSDEELLVLPPGPVRFCAMRRCMPRSEMSITPLRHAGLGLETYTQVTSPIRRYTDLLNHFQLKAHLRGDPLPFSAEYLQETMQGVTTAASEAAMVERQTNRYWGLEYLRRHPDQVWQALMLRWLREHDNLGLILLEDLGLELVMRFKRSVRLGDRLDVQVTHADPRQDVIQFRELMDQAVEPAAT